In one Phycisphaeraceae bacterium genomic region, the following are encoded:
- a CDS encoding Gfo/Idh/MocA family oxidoreductase: protein MSKSTTKLRALVAGAGWGRVHAYGFSRTEGVEVAGIWVRTDKPAARELAKQLNAPLYLDYAQALREIKPDLVGVAVQEAGHEAFTVQALESGAHVYCEKVLADSPAAARRMMKAAARAKKQLGVGYNYRYSPSCRRLTELVREGVLGQILFAQLRAFTWCIHHMTDYTLGLLGQPLRTSGFFDDKPLAKLPHKSPPSLQFPTFSYAAYTKKVYTVECKGGAILMAASTDYTSIEEPGATLMVQGSTGRAELDDLTGELRVWRGGRESTIWRPSQIADAIGLENNGIAAASDFARAMVARKPAPIPAQAGLDMILLEEAVMRSARNQNRWEKV, encoded by the coding sequence ATGTCCAAGTCCACGACTAAACTTCGCGCCCTCGTCGCCGGTGCGGGCTGGGGCCGCGTTCACGCCTATGGTTTTTCCCGCACGGAGGGCGTCGAAGTCGCCGGCATCTGGGTGCGCACGGACAAGCCGGCCGCCCGTGAGCTGGCTAAGCAGCTCAACGCGCCGCTCTATCTGGATTACGCACAGGCTCTGCGTGAGATCAAACCTGACCTGGTGGGTGTCGCGGTGCAGGAGGCGGGTCACGAAGCGTTCACGGTGCAGGCTCTGGAATCCGGCGCGCACGTCTATTGTGAAAAAGTATTGGCGGACAGTCCCGCCGCGGCGCGACGCATGATGAAAGCAGCCGCCCGTGCGAAAAAGCAGTTGGGTGTGGGATACAACTACCGTTACAGCCCGTCCTGCCGACGGCTGACGGAATTGGTCCGTGAAGGTGTGCTGGGTCAAATCCTTTTTGCCCAGCTTCGGGCGTTCACCTGGTGCATCCATCACATGACCGACTACACGCTCGGTCTGCTTGGCCAGCCGTTGCGCACCAGCGGGTTTTTCGATGACAAGCCGCTGGCAAAGCTGCCGCACAAATCTCCGCCGAGCTTGCAGTTTCCTACCTTCAGCTACGCCGCTTACACGAAGAAGGTCTATACGGTCGAGTGCAAAGGCGGCGCGATCCTCATGGCTGCGTCCACCGACTACACGAGCATCGAGGAGCCGGGCGCGACGCTGATGGTGCAGGGCAGCACCGGCCGCGCCGAGCTTGATGACCTGACCGGCGAGCTGCGTGTCTGGCGCGGCGGGCGCGAGTCTACGATCTGGCGTCCGTCGCAGATCGCTGATGCGATCGGCCTGGAAAACAACGGCATCGCCGCCGCCAGCGACTTCGCCCGTGCGATGGTCGCGCGGAAGCCGGCTCCGATTCCCGCACAGGCCGGCCTCGACATGATCCTGCTCGAAGAAGCCGTGATGCGATCCGCCCGGAATCAAAACCGGTGGGAGAAAGTCTGA
- a CDS encoding zinc-binding dehydrogenase gives MMLALCCDGLGKVRVAPIPDPQPDEKSVIVRVHASAVCGSELHSLKSPEGMKGEVVNAGHEVAGVIEWAPKGSPYKPGMRVGARVVQGCGKCRWCAAGDETACPDRVYYTANGHSELFKLGLGGIQMLPDDVNWPEAAILSGDGLGVPARAARRLGDTRGKKVLVVGLGPVGLSCALVQSFRGAHVAGADVSPYRNKLVKDMGAEKSFDASKPDFTQQVMDWTDGLGADIVILAVARQESLQLCFELVRRHGTVFQVAELEMAQLNFSKSFLRREATMMGSWYYTSEDWPFMLDLHRKGLPYRKLITHVIPLAQAQEGIDAFIKGESGKVILKMRD, from the coding sequence CTGGGTAAAGTACGAGTCGCACCGATTCCTGATCCGCAGCCGGATGAAAAATCGGTGATCGTCCGCGTTCACGCCTCAGCGGTCTGCGGCAGCGAACTTCACTCGCTCAAAAGTCCTGAAGGGATGAAAGGCGAAGTAGTCAACGCCGGCCATGAAGTGGCGGGGGTGATCGAGTGGGCGCCGAAAGGCTCACCATACAAGCCCGGCATGCGCGTCGGCGCACGAGTGGTGCAGGGTTGCGGCAAGTGCCGCTGGTGCGCGGCTGGTGATGAGACCGCATGCCCGGATCGTGTGTACTACACCGCGAACGGCCACAGCGAACTTTTCAAGCTCGGACTCGGCGGCATCCAGATGCTGCCTGACGATGTGAACTGGCCCGAAGCCGCCATCCTCAGCGGTGACGGTCTGGGTGTACCCGCCCGCGCAGCGCGACGACTCGGCGATACACGAGGTAAGAAAGTGCTTGTCGTCGGTCTTGGGCCGGTGGGTCTGAGCTGCGCTCTGGTGCAGTCCTTCCGCGGTGCGCATGTAGCCGGCGCGGATGTCTCTCCCTATCGCAACAAACTCGTCAAGGACATGGGAGCGGAAAAGTCATTCGACGCCAGCAAGCCCGACTTTACGCAGCAGGTAATGGACTGGACGGATGGACTGGGTGCGGACATCGTGATCCTGGCGGTGGCGCGTCAGGAGTCGCTCCAGCTCTGCTTTGAGCTGGTCCGCCGTCATGGCACGGTGTTCCAAGTCGCCGAGCTTGAGATGGCGCAGCTCAATTTCTCCAAGAGCTTCCTCCGTCGTGAAGCGACGATGATGGGATCGTGGTATTACACGAGTGAAGATTGGCCGTTCATGCTCGATCTTCACCGCAAAGGACTTCCTTATCGCAAGCTGATCACGCATGTGATTCCGCTGGCGCAGGCGCAGGAAGGCATCGACGCCTTTATCAAGGGCGAGTCGGGCAAGGTGATTCTGAAAATGCGTGATTGA